GGGTTATTCTCGGTACTGCGGATGGCACTGTTAGTATCGTTTACAGCGATTCTAACGTTTACAACGACACCAGGTCGTCTTAATCAAGGGCTAGAAGGTGTATTAAGCCCACTTCGATGGATACGTGTATCACCTGATCGACTCTCTCTCATGATCAGTATATCGCTTCGGTTCATTCCGACGATTCTGGAAGAGACCCAGATTATTCTGAAGGCGCAAGCCTCAAGAGGGGCAGATCTGAAGGAGCTACCGTGGAAGGAAAAAGGGAAAATGTTAGTATCCCTGCTTGTGCCTGTAACCGTAGGGGCATTTCGGCGGGCGGAAGATCTTGTCCATTCTATGGAAGCTCGTGGGTTTCGAATGGGAGAGCCCCGCACGAAGTTTCACCGTCTTGTATGGAGGAGTCGGGATACGTTGTTTATTAGTTTGTTTATTCTGTTGGCTGTGGCTATTGTAGTCATGTCGAATTATGGAGCTCAAGAAATATGGAGTATTTACTAACTCGTCTATAACATACATGGAGGGATCATTATGACACGAATTTTTAATGGTAAAGAGATAGAGTTGCTTGCACCGGTAGGTACATTTGATATTTTTAAGGAAGTTATTCAGGCATCTTGTGATGCTGTTTATTTTGGAGGACCAAGCCTTAATATGCGGATGATGCGTAAAGGTTATAACTTCACGTTAGAGGAGATTGTTACGGCAGCGGAGATGGCCCATGCTTTGAATAAAAAAGTGTATGTTACTGTGAATAACCTGCTCAGTGAGGAGGATGTAGAGGAAGCGAGAGCCTATCTACAATTCCTGGAACAAGCTAATGTGGATGCTATACTCGTACAGGATTACGCCATATTGATGTTGATCAAAGAAATGAAGTTAGATCTTACAATTCATTCTTCTGTCATGATGAATGTACATAATCTAGAAATGGTTCGGGCCTTGAAAGAGCTAGGGGTAGCTCGTGTCGTGGCCTCCAGGGAGATGGATCTTCAGACTGCACGTTACATCTGGAATCAAAGTGGAATTGAACTGGAGTATTTCATTCATGGAGATATGTGCGTAGCGGACGGCGCTAACTGTAGCTTTAGTTCGGTCGTTTTTGGGATGAGTGGAAGTCGGGGTAAATGCATGAAACCTTGCAGATGGGAATATCGCGTGAAAAAAGATGGCTACGTCTACCCTACCGATTATCCAATGGCCGTTAAGGATATGTATATGTATGAGAATATTCCGGAGCTTATTGAATCAGGCATTTGTTCTTTCAAAATTGAAGGTCGAATGCGGGATCTGAATTTCATTCTTTCACTTGTTAACAGCTACGGTGATGCTATTGATCGTTATATTGAAGATCCTATTGGTTTTAATCGTACCCAAGATAGTAAGACGTTGTATGATAACCGTAAACGCGATTTCTCTACTGCCTATGCTTTTGGTAAACCTGGTTTGACTAACATTAATCGCCGGTATGAAGGGACAGGGAAATTCTATAGCACAGGTAAAGTGTTCAGTACACCTACTGC
The nucleotide sequence above comes from Paenibacillus sp. IHBB 10380. Encoded proteins:
- a CDS encoding energy-coupling factor transporter transmembrane component T family protein, which encodes MNEKLWIGRTIDTGSWVHRLDPRAKLIAMILYVSIIIMSNTWLEIALVLAFSIAIMAFTRIHIKYYLKVTKPLRILMIFIFIVQCLKVKDVTGSVLMSIGSWHLYREGFEMGLFSVLRMALLVSFTAILTFTTTPGRLNQGLEGVLSPLRWIRVSPDRLSLMISISLRFIPTILEETQIILKAQASRGADLKELPWKEKGKMLVSLLVPVTVGAFRRAEDLVHSMEARGFRMGEPRTKFHRLVWRSRDTLFISLFILLAVAIVVMSNYGAQEIWSIY
- a CDS encoding peptidase U32 family protein: MTRIFNGKEIELLAPVGTFDIFKEVIQASCDAVYFGGPSLNMRMMRKGYNFTLEEIVTAAEMAHALNKKVYVTVNNLLSEEDVEEARAYLQFLEQANVDAILVQDYAILMLIKEMKLDLTIHSSVMMNVHNLEMVRALKELGVARVVASREMDLQTARYIWNQSGIELEYFIHGDMCVADGANCSFSSVVFGMSGSRGKCMKPCRWEYRVKKDGYVYPTDYPMAVKDMYMYENIPELIESGICSFKIEGRMRDLNFILSLVNSYGDAIDRYIEDPIGFNRTQDSKTLYDNRKRDFSTAYAFGKPGLTNINRRYEGTGKFYSTGKVFSTPTAERALTGERVLELQQRLLQVDRNEHARAELAVRVNNMDQARMVIEEGADHLYLSGDVFLPDVPFTKKDIAELSGIKGQTKLYLGLPRMMTELHFEQYSELLSKEPLGIDGILVTSIGAIHAFADKGYAMIGDVSLNIYNHLSAEMYANLGVTRLTLSGEMTAEHFAGLLQHTKVPLEAVVHGTPTVMYMDHDLYENTELLEPVAEEDNQYVDNSVLVLMTDKGENPVYRDQNGRNHLTSAKELCYLPMVTDLAEAGLSCLRIEGATYAVNDLRTIIRAYKSAMEGQSSAGEQFEQLQPVYAGYTLGALQFN